Proteins encoded in a region of the Vicia villosa cultivar HV-30 ecotype Madison, WI linkage group LG5, Vvil1.0, whole genome shotgun sequence genome:
- the LOC131601891 gene encoding uncharacterized protein LOC131601891, with protein MFWKLPSISASSPVEVVLDKDNYTLEELLDEEEIIQECKALNSRLINFLRDKEQVEQLLRYIIEEPPIDAENKRVFKFPFMACEIFTCEIDVILKTLVDEEELMNLLFSFLEPDRSHSTLLAGYFSKVVVSLMIRKTAQLISYVQAHQHVFRQLVDLIGITSIMEVLVRLVGADDHAYPNFIEVMQWLAESNLLEMIVDKLSPSSSPEVHANVAETLCTITRIPSSTLALKLSSPSFVAKILDYALDNSQSKSSLVNSLCVCISLLDPKKSAVSSSLFHSFRSQNMYEPPIPVNPDTIGAMLPKLGDLLVLLNVSSDDKVLPTTYGELRPPLGKHRLKIVEFIAELLKTRNEVAEKELVNSGTIGRIVDLFFEYPFNNSLHHHIESIILSCLESKSDAIVDHLLQGCDLIGRFLQVDKQCVLSAEGNQRTIPAAGKRATRAGNIGHITRIANKLVHLAHNQSHILARLQENHEWNEWQATVLQERNAVENVNRWACGRPTALQDRMRDSDDDDIHDRDYDVTSLANNLSQAFGYKIYGNEDNEEEHGGVERDDEDVYFDDDSAEVVISSLRLGDDQGSNLFTNSNWFAFQDDRIGDANGGTSSSEMMDEINFNGAANGGSNSSDDDDEVVVGEDEELTDSKNGTSSSNANKLSGLTGSDSMNEGTLDIESEKASTSHDMGFYKFEATDNEDLFGDRPLPDWVGWGEPSDIQVASSSMNPFLDHNESGSNLSSKSQLGDQNPNSSNGEPVLSNGSPITRDSMDADEHSSQRSVAVPSLFEEDVEFVGVELEGTGNAMEQALKEGIVGEAGPLKRNVSPKGPEKKENSEEGGGKEFNDTNYWRVDQEVAVLE; from the exons ATGTTCTGGAAGCTTCCCTCCATATCCGCTTCCTCTCCG GTCGAGGTAGTATTGGACAAGGATAACTACACTTTGGAAGAGCTTCTGGATGAAGAGGAAATAATCCAGGAATGCAAGGCCTTGAACAGTCGTCTCATTAACTT TTTGAGAGATAAAGAGCAGGTTGAGCAATTGCTTCGCTATATTATAGAAGAACCACCAATCGATGCTGAAAACAAACGGGTCTTCAA GTTTCCGTTCATGGCCTGTGAGATCTTTACATGTGAAATTGATGTCATTTTGAAGACCTTGGTGGATGAAGAAGAG CTCATGAACTTATTGTTCTCCTTCTTGGAGCCTGACCGTTCTCATAGTACTTTACTGGCTGGGTACTTCAGCAAG GTTGTTGTTAGTCTAATGATCCGGAAGACAGCACAACTTATCAGTTATGTTCAA GCCCATCAGCATGTATTTCGCCAACTGGTTGATTTGATAGGCATTACATCCATCATGGAG GTTTTGGTTCGACTAGTCGGTGCTGATGATCATGCATATCCCAATTTTATAGAAGTGATGCAATGGTTGGCTGAGAGCAACTTGCTAGAGATGATTGTTGATAAATTAAGTCCCTCA AGTTCCCCTGAAGTTCATGCCAATGTAGCTGAAACATTATGTACAATAACTCGAATTCCATCATCCACTTTAGCACTTAAGCTTTCAAGTCCAAG TTTTGTTGCAAAAATTCTGGATTACGCATTGGACAATTCACAATCAAAGTCTAGCCTTGTCAACTCACTTTGTGTGTGTATTTCTTTACTGGATCCTAAAAAATCAGCTGTTTCATCTTCACTTTTTCATTCATTCCGAAGTCAAAACATGTATGAGCCACCAATTCCTGTAAATCCAGATACTATTGGTGCAATGCTCCCTAAACTAG GGGATTTGCTTGTGCTTTTGAATGTGTCATCTGACGACAAGGTATTGCCTACAACATATGGTGAATTGAGACCTCCACTTGGCAAGCATCGATTaaag atcgTGGAGTTTATTGCAGAACTTTTAAAAACCAGAAATGAAGTGGCAGAAAAAGAATTGGTCAACTCGGGAACCATTGGAAGAATCGTTGACCTTTTTTTTGA GTATCCGTTCAATAACTCGTTACACCATCACATAGAAAGTATCATATTATCATGTTTGGAGAGCAAATCTGATGCCATTGTTGATCATCTTCTCCAAGGTTGTGATTTAATTGGGAGGTTTCTCCAAGTAGATAAACAATGTGTTCTTTCTGCTGAAGGCAATCAG CGAACAATACCTGCGGCTGGAAAACGGGCGACCCGAGCAGGAAACATTGGACATATTACTCGAATTGCTAATAAACTCGTTCACTTGGCTCATAACCAAAGCCACATTCTAGCACGTCTTCAG GAGAACCATGAGTGGAATGAATGGCAAGCTACAGTTCTTCAGGAGCGGAATGCGGTTGAGAATGTCAATCGCTGGGCTTGTGG ACGTCCAACTGCATTACAAGATAGGATGAGGGATAGTGATGACGATGATATTCATGACAGAGACTATGATGTTACATCATTAGCAAATAATTTGAGCCAGGCTTTTGGATACAAAATTTATGGAAATGAGGACAATGAAGAG GAGCATGGCGGTGTTGAGCGAGATGATGAG GATGTGTACTTTGATGATGATTCTGCTGAGGTAGTCATATCTTCCCTTAGACTTGGTGATGATCAAGGGAG CAATCTGTTTACAAACTCCAACTGGTTTGCTTTCCAAGATGACAGAATTGGTGATGCAAATGGGGGAACATCATCCTCTGAGATGATGGATGAGATCAACTTTAATGGAGCTGCAAATGGTGGTAGCAACagtagtgatgatgatgatgaggtggTGGTTGGAGAGGATGAAGAATTGACTGACAGCAAAAATGGTACGTCTAGTTCAAACGCAAACAAACTTAGTGGATTAACTGGTAGTGATTCCATGAATGAAGGCACTTTAGATATTGAAAGCGAGAAAGCAAGCACTTCGCACGACATGGGATTCTACAAATTTGAGGCAACAGACAATGAGGACTTGTTTGGTGATAGACCTTTACCAGATTGGGTGGGATGGGGTGAACCATCAGATATACAAGTTGCTAGCTCAAGTATGAATCCTTTTCTGGATCATAATGAATCAGGCAGTAATTTGTCTAGTAAGTCTCAATTAGGCGATCAGAATCCGAATTCTTCAAATGGGGAACCTGTGCTATCAAATGGGTCACCAATTACTAGAGATTCAATGGATGCAGATGAGCACTCAAGTCAAAGATCGGTAGCTGTACCCTCTTTATTTGAAGAGGATGTGGAGTTTGTGGGTGTAGAGTTAGAAGGCACGGGTAATGCAATGGAACAGGCCCTCAAAGAAGGGATAGTTGGGGAAGCGGGGCCATTAAAAAGAAATGTATCCCCAAAAGGgccagaaaaaaaagaaaattctgAAGAGGGCGGTGGGAAGGAGTTCAATGATACAAATTATTGGAGGGTTGACCAAGAGGTTGCTGTTCTAGAGTGA